In Spirochaetales bacterium, the sequence TCTATATTGAAACAAGTTAGTTATAATTAAAACTGTATGTGAAAACCGCATTTAATAACCTCACATATGAGTGACCAGACCTGGTTTTATACTAAATGTATACTAAATCTGAGTTTTTTTAATCCAAATTCGGGATATTTTTATTCGATAGACACGTTAAAATACCAGCCAACCATACATTGATTAAATCATGCCATCCGACTCACCCACACCTGAAACTCATAAAAAGCACCCTCCACCTCAGTTCGGAAATCGTCATGGTGTCTCCATAGGGAGGGTTAAAACATATATACTCAGGCTTCGGCCAGTTCCTGAATTATTCTGAAATAGGCTTCCTCGGCATACTTTACATTGGCTTCCATCTTCATGAATAAATCGTCATTATCTGAATACCTGATTTCAAATACATATGGATTCTTTCTTTTCAGCTCGGAAAACATGCTATACGCATTATTATCGCAATATGCGATTATTGGTTTACGGAAACTGCTGAAAATTGCGTGCAGTTCGTGAGGTACCGACGGTCCCGATAAGTCCGCCAGGATCATTTTAGATAAACCCGCCATGGTGACAACCGTTTCCGTATTATCCAGGATATCCGGACGCTCGAAGTCGTAGATCATCGGCGTATATCCCCGTTTCTTCAGCCAGGCCGCCATACTGTAAAGTCGTTCCAGTCCGCCGTCCCTGAACCTCCCCAGGAGAAGGACCCCCCTCGCATTCAGAATATTCAGGAGATTTCGCACCTTTTTGTGGTCGGAGAGGTAATATATGAACTGGGCCAGTTCGATATCGTCTACCATCAATGGAATTTTCCCCGCCGCGATAATATCGGAGTACAGGTCATAAGTGCGCTCGATAATCAATCTGGATTGCCTCATTTCATCACAGGTCTTCAGGTCCCACGCGGAAACGCCGTAAACGACCGTCTCCGTTATTTCTTTCAGACAAAATTCGGCATTAGTCAGGTTCACCCTGTTGAGATTGCAATTAATAAACGACGCCCCGTTGAAAACGGCATCCGTCAGTATGGTTTTGTTGAATCTCGTGTTTTTAAATATCGTATTGCTGAAATTCGCCCGGGAAAAATCACCTTCCTCGAACAGGCAATCGGTTATTGCCGCATCTTGAATATTCAAACCCTCGGCGAATGCACTATGAATGGAAGCGCCCGACAATTCTATTGTGCAA encodes:
- a CDS encoding pentapeptide repeat-containing protein gives rise to the protein MSDSHEEIILKGAAVWNKWRKQNKGPLHFTKPFWYNCPCKDGKQGKGMNKLDFCTIELSGASIHSAFAEGLNIQDAAITDCLFEEGDFSRANFSNTIFKNTRFNKTILTDAVFNGASFINCNLNRVNLTNAEFCLKEITETVVYGVSAWDLKTCDEMRQSRLIIERTYDLYSDIIAAGKIPLMVDDIELAQFIYYLSDHKKVRNLLNILNARGVLLLGRFRDGGLERLYSMAAWLKKRGYTPMIYDFERPDILDNTETVVTMAGLSKMILADLSGPSVPHELHAIFSSFRKPIIAYCDNNAYSMFSELKRKNPYVFEIRYSDNDDLFMKMEANVKYAEEAYFRIIQELAEA